One Phaseolus vulgaris cultivar G19833 chromosome 11, P. vulgaris v2.0, whole genome shotgun sequence genomic window carries:
- the LOC137823521 gene encoding probable beta-1,3-galactosyltransferase 2, with amino-acid sequence MTWKSRGEFPSRSVISQRWALFLCLGSFCAGMLFTTRIWTIPENNKGLARPTAAEADKLNVVSEGCNSRIMQELEMKRDKDIYGEVYKSHNSIQTLDKTISNLEMELAAARATQESLRSGAPVSDDIRMSESSGKRKYLMVIGINTAFSSRKRRDSVRATWMPQGEKRKKLEEKGIIIRFVIGHSATSGGILDRAIEAEDRKHGDFLRLNHVEGYLELSAKTKTYFATAVNLWDADFYVKVDDDVHVNIATLGETLVRHRSKPRIYIGCMKSGPVLSQKGVRYHEPEYWKFGEAGNKYFRHATGQLYAISNDLATYISINQDVLHKYANEDVSLGSWFIGLDAEHIDDRRLCCGTPPDCEWKAQAGNICVASFDWSCSGICRSAERIKEVHRRCGEGENALWSASF; translated from the exons atgacttGGAAGAGCAGAGGAGAATTCCCTTCTAGGAGCGTTATTTCGCAGAGATGGGCACTGTTTTTGTGCTTGGGAAGCTTCTGTGCTGGAATGCTCTTCACTACCAG GATATGGACTATTCCTGAAAACAACAAAGGACTAGCCCGACCAACGGCTGCAGAAGCTGATAAATTGAATGTAGTTTCAGAAGGTTGCAATTCCAGAATT ATGCAAGAATTGGAAATGAAGCGCGATAAAGACATTTATGGTGAAGTTTACAAGAGCCATAATTCCATTCA AACGTTGGACAAGACTATTTCAAACTTAGAGATGGAATTGGCTGCTGCAAGGGCAACTCAGGAGTCTCTACGAAGTGGTGCTCCTGTTTCTGATGATATAAGGATGAGTGAATCATCTGGTAAGAGAAAGTACCTTATGGTCATTGGTATTAATACTGCATTTAGCAGCAGGAAAAGAAGGGACTCAGTTCGTGCCACTTGGATGCCACAAG GTGAGAAAAGAAAGAAGCTAGAGGAGAAGGGCATCATCATCCGCTTTGTAATTGGACACAG TGCTACATCAGGGGGTATTCTTGACAGAGCTATTGAAGCTGAGGACAGAAAGCATGGAGATTTCTTGAGGCTG AATCATGTGGAAGGATACCTTGAATTGTCagcaaaaacaaaaacttattttGCTACTGCTGTGAACTTGTGGGATGCTGATTTCTATGTCAAAGTTGATGATGATGTTCATGTAAATATAG CAACACTGGGGGAAACTTTAGTTAGACACCGATCAAAACCACGGATATACATTGGATGCATGAAATCTGGGCCAGTCCTATCTCAAAA AGGAGTAAGATACCACGAACCTGAGTACTGGAAATTTGGAGAGGCTGGAAACAAGTATTTCCGACATGCCACAGGGCAGTTGTATGCCATTTCAAACGATTTGGCTACATACATATCAATTAACCA GGATGTTCTTCACAAGTATGCCAACGAGGATGTGTCACTAGGATCTTGGTTTATTGGACTTGATGCGGAGCATATAGATGATAGAAGACTTTGCTGTGGCACTCCTCCAG ATTGTGAGTGGAAGGCCCAAGCAGGCAACATTTGTGTTGCATCGTTTGATTGGAGCTGCAGTGGAATTTGCAGGTCTGCTGAGAGGATTAAAGAGGTACATAGGAGGTGTGGAGAGGGTGAGAATGCTTTGTGGAGTGCCTCTTTCTAG